The proteins below are encoded in one region of Lactuca sativa cultivar Salinas chromosome 3, Lsat_Salinas_v11, whole genome shotgun sequence:
- the LOC122197082 gene encoding uncharacterized protein LOC122197082, with product MLYLLKVIAFYRHLPRPLITIVGKQLPVPEDYVVTGESKFASLGVDYPDIVEIVMGLEEEFGISVEEESAQTIATVHDVDLIDKIIKNKSPICLVLVHFYSSFTSINSFAFTGVVNSLQYQYEVRNTWISDSGASGTIDDFEGASGASDKSTRVSSTGGYRR from the exons ATGCTTTATTTGCTAAAAGTCATTGCTTTTTACAGGCACTTACCAAGGCCTCTAATTACCATAGTTGGGAAGCAACTTCCAGTACCAGAAGACTATGTTGTCACGGGAGAATCCAAGTTTGCTTCACTTGGAGTTGATTATCCTGATATA GTTGAAATTGTGATGGGACTTGAAGAAGAATTTGGAATCAGTGTGGAAGAAGAAAGTGCTCAGACCATTGCAACTGTTCATGATGTTGATCTGATTGACAAG attATAAAAAACAAATCTCCAATTTGTTTAGTACTGGTTCATTTTTACAGCAGTTTCACAAG CATAAATAGTTTTGCTTTTACAGGGGTTGTAAATTCACTTCAGTATCAATATGAAGTGAGAAATACCTGGATTTCCGACAGCGGAGCTAGCGGGACCATCGACGATTTTGAAGGGGCTTCTGGAGCAAGCGACAAGTCCACAAGAGTGTCTTCCACGGGTGGGTACAGAAGATAA
- the LOC111886478 gene encoding ubiquitin-conjugating enzyme E2-23 kDa: protein MSSPSKRREMDLMKLMMGDYKVDMINDGMQEFYVQFHGPKDSPYDGGVWRIRVELPDAYPYKSPSIGFINKIYHPNVDEMSGSVCLDVINQTWSPMFDLVNVFEVFLPQLLLYPNPSDPLNGDAAALMMRDRTAYEQKVKEYCERYAKPEDAGAVPEEQSSDEELSEAEYASSDEEVAGKADP from the exons ATGTCTTCACCGAGCAAGCGACGGGAGATGGATTTGATGAAGCT GATGATGGGTGATTATAAAGTAGATATGATCAATGATGGTATGCAAGAGTTTTATGTACAGTTTCATGGACCAAAAGACA GTCCTTATGATGGAGGTGTTTGGAGAATAAGGGTGGAGCTACCTGATGCATATCCATACAAATCTCCTTCAATTGGTTTCATCAACAAAATCTACCATCCAAATGTGGATGAAAT GTCGGGATCGGTTTGTTTAGATGTTATTAATCAGACATGGAGCCCGATGTTTG ATCTTGTGAATGTGTTTGAAGTGTTTCTTCCTCAGCTTCTTTTGTACCCGAATCCATCTGATCCCTTAAATGGAGATGCTGCAGCACTAATGATGAGAGACAGAACTGCATATGAACAAAAAGTTAAAG AGTACTGTGAGAGATATGCAAAGCCAGAGGATGCTGGAGCTGTGCCTGAAGAGCAATCGAGTGATGAGGAACTGAGTGAAGCTGAATACGCGTCTAGTGATGAAGAAGTAGCTGGAAAAGCCGACCCTTGA
- the LOC111886492 gene encoding uncharacterized protein LOC111886492, producing MGESPDTMDDYMIMSERTARESLYTLSRGVVETFGDVYLRKPSLHDFQELYATHEERHGFLGMIESIDCTHWKWKNCPHAFFGVAGSNNDVNVLDQSSIFDDLFNGKASDAPFTVNGNEYKYGYYLTDGIYPQYSTFVKAFRHPVEKRDKVFKRKQEGAREDVERAFGVLRAKWHIVEHPA from the exons GTCCGAAAGAACCGCAAGGGAGAGTTTGTATACATTGTCAAGGGGTGTTGTTGAAACATTTGGAGACGTGTATTTGCGGAAACCTTCGTTGCATGATTTTCAAGAATTGTATGCAACGCATGAAGAGCGCCATGGGTTTCTCGGAATGATCGAAAGCATTGATTGCACACACTGGAAATGGAAAAATTGTCCG CATGCATTTTTTGGGGTTGCGGGTTCCAACAACGACGTCAACGTTCTTGATCAGTCGTCAATATTCGACGATCTTTTTAATGGAAAAGCCTCAGATGCTCCTTTCACAGTGAATGGAAACGAATACAAATATGGATATTACCTTACAGATGGAATCTATCCTCAGTATTCTACATTCGTGAAGGCATTCCGCCACCCGGTTGAAAAACGAGATAAAGTTTTTAAGAGAAAACAAGAAGGAGCACGTGAGGATGTGGAACGTGCTTTTGGAGTGTTGAGGGCGAAGTGGCATATAGTCGAACATCCAGCATGA